The Panthera tigris isolate Pti1 chromosome F3, P.tigris_Pti1_mat1.1, whole genome shotgun sequence genome includes a window with the following:
- the S100A8 gene encoding protein S100-A8, which translates to MALAAGQILAAIKGSRHSALHVFCQLCFRETWWGRSLGTMLTELETAINSLIDVYHKYSLEKGNYHALYRDDLKKLLETECPRYMKKKDADTWFNELDVNSDGAINFEEFLILVIKVGVATHEDIHRE; encoded by the exons ATGGCCCTGGCAGCTGGCCAAATCCTGGCTGCTATAAAAGGGAGCCGACACTCAGCCCTGCATGTCTTCTGTCAACTCTGTTTCAGGGAGACCTG GTGGGGCAGATCCTTGGGCACCATGCTGACCGAACTGGAGACTGCTATAAACTCCCTCATTGACGTTTACCACAAATACTCCTTGGAGAAGGGGAATTACCATGCCCTCTACAGGGATGATTTGAAGAAGTTGTTAGAGACAGAGTGTCCTCGGTACATGAAG aaaaaggatGCAGACACCTGGTTCAACGAGTTGGATGTCAATAGTGATGGTGCAATTAACTTTGAAGAGTTCCTCATACTGGTGATAAAGGTGGGTGTGGCAACCCATGAAGATATCCACCGAGAGTAG